A genomic stretch from uncultured Pseudodesulfovibrio sp. includes:
- a CDS encoding arsenate reductase ArsC has protein sequence MNILFLCTGNSCRSQMAEGWTRHLKGDQLNAYSAGVETHGINPYAIRVMAEVGIDISGNTSKLVSDLPDDIEFDYVITVCGHAHEHCPYFPAKSKVVHVGFDDPPSLAKGLTDENEILRIYRRVRDDIETFVKSLPQALHTE, from the coding sequence ATGAACATTCTTTTCCTCTGCACAGGGAACTCCTGCCGCAGCCAGATGGCCGAAGGCTGGACACGCCACCTCAAGGGGGACCAGTTGAACGCCTATTCAGCCGGGGTCGAAACACATGGCATAAACCCGTACGCGATCAGGGTCATGGCTGAAGTCGGTATAGACATCTCCGGCAACACCTCAAAACTCGTATCTGACCTGCCTGACGATATCGAGTTCGATTACGTGATCACGGTCTGCGGACATGCACACGAGCACTGTCCGTACTTCCCGGCAAAATCCAAGGTCGTCCATGTCGGATTCGACGATCCGCCGAGTCTGGCAAAAGGGTTGACCGACGAAAACGAAATTCTGAGAATCTATCGTCGCGTGCGTGACGATATCGAAACATTTGTAAAATCTCTGCCACAGGCCTTGCACACAGAATAA